The following coding sequences lie in one Myxococcus xanthus genomic window:
- a CDS encoding tetratricopeptide repeat protein, whose amino-acid sequence MAREKDNIALSDEHNTRGIELADRGWLDEAIKEFKKAIDLDPSSAHAHDNLATVYAEKKLFREALSEYLTALKLEPESATAHYNLACFLSTHAGEMAVEEYKEAIELDPEYPDAHLNLGLTYADQGRVEEAMRELQTAIELDSQDAFPRHELAALMMDEGDYRSAITQLKEVVRLEPDNFEAQLDLGICFAQKGFYAEAERAYERARALNPEDLLLNYNLSALFALWGRPKDAVQYLQKSLTADRPKVMGWLSTDPMFDALKGDPDFEALF is encoded by the coding sequence ATGGCCCGCGAAAAGGACAACATCGCTCTCTCCGACGAGCACAACACTCGTGGAATCGAGCTGGCGGACCGGGGTTGGCTCGACGAGGCCATCAAGGAGTTCAAGAAGGCCATTGACCTCGACCCGAGCTCCGCGCACGCCCACGACAACCTGGCGACCGTCTACGCGGAGAAGAAGCTCTTCCGCGAGGCGCTGTCGGAGTACCTCACCGCCCTGAAGCTGGAGCCAGAGAGTGCCACGGCGCACTACAACCTGGCCTGCTTCCTCTCCACCCACGCGGGGGAGATGGCGGTGGAGGAGTACAAGGAAGCCATCGAGTTGGACCCGGAGTATCCGGACGCCCACCTCAACCTGGGCCTCACCTACGCGGACCAGGGCCGCGTGGAGGAGGCGATGCGCGAGCTCCAGACGGCCATCGAGCTGGACTCCCAGGACGCCTTCCCCCGTCACGAGCTGGCCGCGCTGATGATGGACGAGGGCGACTACCGCTCCGCCATCACCCAGTTGAAGGAAGTGGTGCGCCTGGAGCCGGACAACTTCGAGGCGCAGCTGGATTTGGGCATCTGCTTCGCGCAGAAGGGCTTCTACGCGGAGGCGGAGCGCGCCTATGAGCGGGCGCGGGCGCTCAACCCGGAAGACCTGCTGCTCAACTACAACCTGTCCGCCCTGTTCGCGCTGTGGGGGCGTCCCAAGGACGCCGTGCAGTACCTGCAGAAGTCGCTCACGGCGGACCGGCCGAAGGTAATGGGGTGGCTGTCCACCGACCCCATGTTCGACGCCCTCAAGGGTGACCCGGACTTCGAAGCCTTGTTCTGA
- a CDS encoding CapA family protein: MRHVALLLLLLSACHPRAVPPPELSPPEEPARQSPAPGDAGQAPAPSAEAPVAEPQARSVSIIVGGDVTLGHNYQTHYDAETAKGRPRDALLSYGFQEVKPLTDAADLFVVNLECPFTERGEKLPKNFNFRAKPELVGILTAGGVDVVSLANNHLMDYGAQGLLDTLDTLDAAHIPYFGAGRNLAEARRPAILTVGGQRVALLGYFFLGTRNIEPPGVYATETTPGVAGHFSDEAVMEQMLREDIAAARAQADIVLPYFHWGREGTYTPEPYQVRLAHAAIDAGAAGVLGAHPHVLQAMELYQGRPVVYSLGNFVFGGNWNPRDKRGALWKGHFGPDGGYLSSEVLPLRTDRFPELPFQPVPVTGEAAEAVLRLLAESSEGVERMLPELEPWARPPPSP, translated from the coding sequence ATGCGCCACGTCGCCCTGCTGCTGCTCCTGTTGTCCGCCTGTCACCCCCGCGCCGTCCCCCCGCCAGAGCTATCGCCGCCGGAGGAGCCCGCCCGACAGTCCCCCGCCCCCGGGGATGCGGGCCAGGCGCCCGCCCCCTCCGCCGAGGCACCGGTGGCCGAGCCCCAGGCCCGCTCCGTGTCCATCATCGTGGGCGGCGACGTGACGCTGGGCCACAACTACCAGACACACTACGACGCGGAGACCGCCAAGGGCCGCCCCCGGGACGCCCTGCTGTCCTACGGGTTCCAGGAGGTGAAGCCCCTGACGGACGCCGCCGACCTGTTCGTCGTCAACCTGGAGTGCCCCTTCACCGAGCGCGGCGAGAAGCTGCCCAAGAACTTCAACTTCCGCGCGAAGCCGGAGCTGGTGGGCATCCTCACCGCCGGCGGCGTGGACGTGGTGAGCCTGGCCAACAACCACCTGATGGACTACGGCGCCCAGGGCCTGCTCGACACGCTGGACACCCTGGACGCGGCGCACATCCCCTACTTCGGCGCGGGCCGGAACCTGGCGGAGGCCCGGCGCCCCGCCATCCTCACCGTGGGTGGCCAGCGGGTGGCGCTGCTGGGCTACTTCTTCCTGGGCACGCGCAACATCGAACCGCCCGGGGTCTACGCCACGGAGACGACCCCTGGGGTCGCCGGCCACTTCTCCGACGAGGCCGTCATGGAGCAGATGCTCAGGGAGGACATCGCCGCGGCCCGGGCCCAGGCGGACATCGTCCTGCCCTACTTCCACTGGGGGCGCGAAGGCACCTACACCCCGGAGCCCTACCAGGTCCGGCTGGCCCACGCCGCCATCGACGCGGGCGCTGCGGGTGTGCTGGGCGCCCACCCGCACGTCCTACAAGCCATGGAGCTGTACCAGGGCAGACCTGTCGTCTACTCGCTGGGGAACTTCGTCTTCGGGGGGAACTGGAACCCTCGCGACAAGCGCGGCGCCCTGTGGAAGGGCCACTTCGGGCCCGACGGCGGCTACCTGTCCAGCGAGGTTCTGCCCTTGAGGACCGACCGCTTCCCGGAGCTGCCCTTCCAGCCGGTGCCCGTCACGGGCGAGGCGGCGGAGGCGGTGCTGCGGCTCCTGGCGGAGTCTTCAGAAGGCGTGGAGCGGATGCTGCCCGAGTTGGAGCCGTGGGCCCGTCCGCCTCCCTCCCCCTGA
- the smc gene encoding chromosome segregation protein SMC has translation MRIKRLDITGFKSFMERSVFTFDEGVTGIVGPNGCGKSNVVDAIRWVMGEQSAKNLRGRGMEDVIFNGSENKPPLSMAEVSLTFIVDDTDQLAPQYQGFSEVTVTRRLFRNGDSEYLINKTLCRLLDITELFLGTGVGTKAYSIIEQGRVGLIVSSKPEDRRHLLEEAAGVTKYKARRKAAERKMEATDANLLRVTDITNELEKRLDALSRQAKKAEKYKKLKSRMRDIDLHAATHRQLELMAEKKMLQSRLENLGSEERESLDRVKELEETITRRRAELEAESAALQALAAEVHTLESSLQRDTQEMTYGKRDLEETRARVAAAQVELDGLLARKAEMSEAMAAREAELSGIAGSWKEDEVAMQVAQEELRRVSQLQTEVALRLEQERAGLVAVATRLANHESNLVNLARQRGDLGARRAKLQGELETLRAQEQTLENVRGDVAKRVEDTRHLAAELAERKGQEEDALTRTRAAFTENEIEVIALREELSDKRSRLSTLEDIQKNYDGFDRGVRAVMTRAGVQAREQGIFGLVADVINVTPRYERAVEAALGERLQHVIVESRDKGVELVDYLKGHAEGRGSFLPVPALDALPAPLEPDFSQPGVLAHALREVTCEEALTPLVQLLLGDVVIVQDVSTARAWTESGGPACTLVTVEGEVFRPDGTIVGGESEGAAVGALQKKREIAELATEVARVEERYNEILTRHYTLQKQMGHAEGVLKGLAKNQHAEELNLASQEKDLHKAGEDLARVRERVRALEVEEGQLTQSHQALGHEEEASRGEVAHGQADREGREERVKQLVAEQESLRLRAETANGELTGLRIKVAAGSERGESARKELDSLVSQRKDMETRITRLQATVVEGGARVEELARRTTDTEGGLSQRAEEHRLAAEGLEARRAAHTTASAEVREQDATFRELRGRVDELMQGLSQISLREREIALELEHLAGGIRERHQVELANELHKYHMLAALAPETEAELKDLRAQVEKMGEINLTAIDEHAELSKRYDFLTAQKQDLQSSIEQLKEAIQRIDATSRERFKQTFDVVNEKFQAIFPRLFGGGRASLILTNEGPGGEPGVEIVAQPPGKKLQSVNLLSGGEKALTAVGLIFGIFLIKPTPFCLLDEVDAPLDEGNVGRYNDMVKEMSKQSQFILITHNKRTMEVSNTLYGVTMEEPGISKLVSVRMREAGAANDDKVTAA, from the coding sequence ATGCGAATCAAGCGGTTGGACATCACCGGCTTCAAGTCCTTCATGGAACGGAGTGTCTTCACGTTCGATGAAGGCGTGACGGGCATCGTCGGGCCCAACGGCTGCGGCAAGTCCAACGTCGTGGACGCCATCCGCTGGGTGATGGGTGAGCAGAGCGCGAAGAACCTCCGTGGCCGCGGCATGGAGGACGTCATCTTCAACGGCTCGGAGAACAAGCCGCCGCTGTCCATGGCGGAGGTGTCGCTCACGTTCATCGTGGATGACACGGACCAGCTCGCGCCCCAGTACCAGGGCTTCTCCGAAGTCACGGTGACGCGGCGCCTGTTCCGCAACGGCGACTCCGAGTACCTCATCAACAAGACGCTTTGCCGGCTGCTGGACATCACCGAGTTGTTCCTCGGCACCGGCGTGGGCACCAAGGCGTACTCCATCATCGAACAGGGCCGCGTGGGCCTCATCGTGTCCAGCAAGCCGGAGGACCGGCGCCATCTGCTGGAGGAGGCCGCGGGCGTCACCAAGTACAAGGCCCGCCGCAAGGCCGCCGAGCGCAAGATGGAGGCGACCGACGCCAACCTGCTGCGCGTCACCGACATCACCAACGAGCTGGAGAAGCGGCTCGACGCGCTGTCGCGCCAGGCGAAGAAGGCGGAGAAGTACAAGAAGCTCAAGTCGCGCATGCGGGACATCGACCTGCACGCGGCCACGCACCGCCAGCTGGAGCTGATGGCGGAGAAGAAGATGCTCCAGTCGCGGCTGGAGAACCTGGGCTCCGAGGAACGGGAGAGCCTGGACCGCGTGAAGGAGCTGGAGGAGACCATCACCCGGCGCCGCGCGGAGCTGGAGGCGGAGTCCGCCGCGCTCCAGGCGCTGGCCGCGGAGGTGCACACGCTGGAGAGCTCCCTGCAGCGCGACACGCAGGAGATGACCTACGGCAAGCGCGACCTGGAGGAGACGCGGGCCCGCGTGGCCGCCGCCCAGGTGGAGCTGGACGGGCTCCTGGCGCGCAAGGCGGAGATGTCCGAGGCCATGGCCGCCCGCGAGGCGGAGCTGTCGGGCATCGCCGGCTCGTGGAAGGAGGACGAGGTCGCGATGCAGGTGGCGCAGGAGGAACTGCGCCGCGTGTCCCAGCTCCAGACAGAGGTGGCGCTGCGCCTGGAGCAGGAGCGCGCCGGCCTGGTGGCCGTGGCCACGCGCCTGGCCAACCACGAGAGCAACCTGGTCAACCTCGCCCGCCAGCGGGGGGATTTGGGCGCCCGCCGCGCGAAGCTCCAGGGCGAGCTGGAGACCCTGCGCGCCCAGGAGCAGACCCTGGAGAACGTCCGGGGCGACGTGGCGAAGCGGGTGGAGGACACCCGGCACCTCGCCGCGGAGCTGGCCGAGCGCAAGGGCCAGGAAGAGGACGCGCTCACCCGCACCCGCGCGGCCTTCACGGAGAACGAAATCGAGGTCATCGCGCTGCGGGAGGAGCTGAGCGACAAGCGCAGCCGCCTCTCCACGCTGGAAGACATCCAGAAGAACTACGACGGCTTCGACCGCGGCGTGCGCGCCGTGATGACGCGCGCCGGTGTGCAGGCCCGTGAGCAGGGCATCTTCGGCCTGGTGGCGGACGTCATCAATGTCACCCCGCGCTACGAGCGCGCGGTGGAGGCCGCCCTGGGGGAGCGGCTCCAGCACGTCATCGTCGAGAGCCGCGACAAGGGCGTGGAGCTGGTGGACTACCTCAAGGGCCACGCCGAGGGCCGGGGCAGCTTCCTCCCGGTGCCCGCGCTGGATGCGCTGCCGGCCCCGCTGGAGCCGGACTTCAGCCAGCCCGGCGTGCTCGCGCATGCCCTGCGTGAGGTGACGTGTGAGGAGGCGCTGACGCCGCTCGTCCAGCTGCTGCTGGGGGACGTCGTCATCGTCCAGGACGTGTCCACGGCGCGCGCGTGGACCGAGTCGGGCGGCCCGGCGTGCACGCTGGTGACGGTGGAGGGCGAGGTGTTCCGCCCGGACGGCACCATCGTCGGCGGTGAGAGCGAGGGCGCGGCGGTGGGCGCGCTCCAGAAGAAGCGCGAAATCGCCGAGCTGGCCACCGAGGTGGCCCGCGTGGAGGAGCGCTACAACGAGATTCTCACCCGGCACTACACGCTCCAGAAGCAGATGGGGCACGCGGAGGGCGTCCTCAAGGGGTTGGCGAAGAATCAGCACGCCGAGGAGCTGAACCTCGCCAGCCAGGAGAAGGACCTGCACAAGGCGGGCGAGGACCTGGCCCGCGTGCGCGAGCGGGTGCGGGCCCTGGAAGTGGAGGAGGGGCAGCTTACCCAGAGCCACCAGGCCCTGGGGCACGAGGAGGAGGCGAGCCGCGGCGAGGTGGCGCACGGCCAGGCGGACCGAGAGGGCCGTGAGGAGCGGGTGAAGCAGCTGGTGGCCGAACAGGAGTCGCTGCGCCTGCGCGCGGAGACGGCCAACGGCGAGCTGACGGGCCTGCGCATCAAGGTGGCCGCCGGCAGCGAGCGTGGCGAGTCGGCCCGCAAGGAGCTGGACAGCCTCGTCTCCCAGCGCAAGGACATGGAGACGCGCATCACCCGGCTCCAGGCCACGGTGGTGGAGGGTGGGGCGCGCGTCGAGGAGCTGGCGCGGCGCACGACGGACACCGAGGGCGGCCTGTCCCAGCGCGCCGAGGAGCACCGGCTCGCCGCGGAAGGGCTGGAGGCGCGCCGCGCGGCGCACACCACGGCCTCCGCGGAAGTGCGTGAGCAGGACGCGACGTTCCGCGAGCTGCGCGGCCGCGTGGACGAGCTGATGCAGGGCCTGTCGCAAATCTCGCTGCGGGAGCGCGAAATCGCCCTGGAGCTGGAGCACCTGGCGGGGGGCATCCGCGAGCGGCATCAGGTGGAGCTGGCGAACGAACTGCACAAGTACCACATGCTGGCCGCGCTGGCCCCGGAGACGGAGGCGGAGCTGAAGGACCTGCGCGCGCAGGTGGAGAAGATGGGGGAGATCAACCTCACCGCCATCGACGAGCACGCGGAGCTGTCCAAGCGCTACGACTTCCTCACCGCGCAGAAGCAGGACCTGCAGTCCTCCATCGAGCAGCTGAAGGAGGCCATCCAGCGCATCGACGCCACCAGCCGCGAGCGCTTCAAGCAGACCTTCGACGTGGTGAACGAGAAGTTCCAGGCCATCTTCCCGCGCCTGTTCGGCGGTGGCCGGGCCAGCCTCATCCTCACCAACGAGGGGCCGGGCGGGGAGCCGGGCGTGGAAATCGTCGCCCAGCCGCCCGGCAAGAAGCTGCAGAGCGTCAACCTGCTGTCGGGTGGCGAGAAGGCCCTCACCGCCGTGGGCCTCATCTTCGGCATCTTCCTCATCAAGCCGACGCCCTTCTGCCTCCTCGACGAGGTCGACGCGCCGTTGGATGAGGGCAACGTGGGCCGCTACAACGACATGGTGAAGGAGATGAGCAAGCAGTCGCAGTTCATCCTCATCACCCACAACAAGCGGACCATGGAGGTCTCCAACACCCTCTACGGCGTCACCATGGAGGAGCCGGGCATCTCCAAGCTCGTCAGCGTGCGCATGCGCGAGGCGGGCGCGGCCAACGACGACAAGGTGACGGCGGCGTAG
- a CDS encoding hemolysin family protein, whose amino-acid sequence MGNEWLFLGLAILLVFANGFFVATEFAIVKIRATRLQALVDEGAPGAPTAMKMVEKLDAYLSATQFGITLASLGLGWLGEPAFARLLEPVLVPLVPEGASTTLAHSAAVVIGFSIITFLHIVLGELAPKSLAIQRPEDTTLAVALPMRVFYVLFYPAIVLLNGLAAWVLRVFGLQSVGEAHEAHSEDELLVILHSSAQAGAITTARAELLERALEMAQKTARQVMVPRNQVKFLDVEEPLEKCIADARAAGHTWLPVCRGNLDEVEGVVNAKDLFFLLSRGELRSLAQVQRPVLFIPEGATLEQLLAEFRRRRRQTALVVDEHGGTSGLVTIADVVAEVVGDVAELGRRMDEVRALPGGRFELPGTAQLDDLEERLDVNFDLDEDEEGEVTTIAGYLMTRLGRVPVKGDTLRLDMWRIVVDAVEGPRVVRVTVEPQSRTAPARTVSDGSAGSGEPPPSASNDS is encoded by the coding sequence ATGGGCAACGAATGGTTGTTCCTGGGGTTGGCGATCCTCCTCGTATTCGCCAACGGCTTCTTCGTGGCGACCGAGTTCGCCATCGTGAAGATCCGCGCCACGCGGCTCCAGGCCCTGGTGGACGAAGGTGCGCCGGGCGCGCCCACGGCCATGAAGATGGTGGAGAAGCTGGACGCGTACCTCTCCGCCACGCAGTTCGGCATCACCCTGGCTTCCCTGGGCCTGGGCTGGCTGGGTGAACCGGCCTTCGCGCGTTTGTTGGAGCCGGTGCTGGTGCCGTTGGTACCAGAGGGCGCCTCCACCACGTTGGCCCACTCCGCGGCGGTGGTGATTGGCTTCAGCATCATCACCTTCCTACACATCGTCCTCGGTGAGCTGGCGCCCAAGAGCCTGGCGATTCAGCGGCCCGAGGACACGACGCTCGCGGTGGCTCTGCCCATGCGGGTGTTCTACGTCCTGTTCTACCCGGCCATCGTCCTGCTCAACGGGCTGGCGGCGTGGGTGCTGCGCGTCTTTGGCCTCCAGTCGGTAGGGGAGGCGCACGAGGCGCACAGCGAGGACGAGCTGCTGGTCATCCTCCACAGCTCGGCGCAGGCGGGCGCGATTACGACGGCACGCGCGGAGCTGCTGGAGCGCGCGCTGGAGATGGCGCAGAAGACGGCGCGGCAGGTGATGGTTCCGCGCAACCAGGTGAAGTTCCTGGACGTGGAAGAGCCGCTGGAGAAGTGCATCGCGGATGCTCGCGCGGCGGGCCACACGTGGCTGCCGGTGTGCCGGGGCAACCTCGACGAGGTCGAGGGCGTGGTGAACGCCAAGGACCTCTTCTTCCTGCTGTCCCGGGGCGAGCTGCGCAGCCTGGCGCAGGTGCAGCGGCCGGTGCTGTTCATCCCCGAAGGCGCCACGCTGGAGCAACTGCTGGCGGAGTTCCGGCGCCGGCGCCGGCAGACGGCGCTGGTGGTGGACGAGCACGGCGGCACGTCCGGGCTGGTGACGATCGCCGACGTGGTGGCCGAGGTGGTGGGCGACGTCGCGGAGCTGGGCCGCCGCATGGACGAGGTCCGCGCGCTGCCTGGCGGCCGCTTCGAGCTGCCGGGCACCGCGCAGCTCGACGACCTGGAGGAGCGGCTGGACGTCAACTTCGACCTGGACGAGGACGAAGAGGGCGAAGTGACGACCATCGCCGGCTACCTCATGACGCGGCTGGGCCGTGTTCCCGTGAAGGGGGACACGCTGCGGCTCGACATGTGGCGCATCGTCGTGGACGCGGTGGAAGGGCCACGCGTGGTGCGCGTCACCGTGGAGCCGCAGTCGCGGACGGCGCCCGCGCGCACCGTGTCAGACGGCTCGGCGGGCTCCGGTGAGCCGCCCCCGAGCGCCTCGAACGATTCCTGA
- the groL gene encoding chaperonin GroEL (60 kDa chaperone family; promotes refolding of misfolded polypeptides especially under stressful conditions; forms two stacked rings of heptamers to form a barrel-shaped 14mer; ends can be capped by GroES; misfolded proteins enter the barrel where they are refolded when GroES binds), with protein MAKDILFDVRAREAILRGVNILADAVKVTLGPKGRNVVIEKSFGSPTITKDGVTVAKEIELENKFENMGAQMVKEVASKTSDVAGDGTTTATVLAQAIFREGAKLVAAGHNPMEIKRGIDKAVATIVAELKKLAKPTKDKKEIAQVGTISANGDETIGTIIADAMEKVGKEGVITVEEAKGLETTLDVVEGMQFDRGYLSPYFVTDPERMEAALNDALILINEKKISSMKDLLPILEQVARAGKPLLIIAEDIEGEALATLVVNKIRGVLNVCAVKAPGFGDRRKAMLEDIATLTGGKMIAEDLGIKLDTITLQDLGRAKRLTVDKDNTTIVDGAGSQQEIEARVKQIRAQIEETSSDYDREKLQERLAKLVGGVAVINVGAATETEMKEKKARVEDALNATRAAVEEGVVPGGGVAYIRCLKALEGLQLTGGEKFGVDIIRRAVEEPLRQIVGNGGLEGSVVVNKVKESSGPFGFNAATGTYEDLLAAGVIDPAKVSRTALQNAASVSSLMLTTEAMVAERPKEEKDLPAGGGMGGMGGMGGMGGMGM; from the coding sequence ATGGCGAAGGACATTCTTTTCGACGTGCGCGCGCGTGAGGCCATCCTCCGCGGCGTCAACATCCTGGCCGATGCGGTCAAGGTCACCCTGGGCCCCAAGGGCCGCAACGTCGTCATCGAGAAGAGCTTTGGCTCCCCGACCATCACCAAGGACGGTGTGACGGTCGCCAAGGAGATCGAGCTCGAGAACAAGTTCGAGAACATGGGCGCGCAGATGGTCAAGGAGGTTGCCTCCAAGACGTCTGACGTCGCCGGTGACGGCACCACCACGGCCACCGTGCTGGCGCAGGCCATCTTCCGCGAGGGCGCGAAGCTGGTCGCCGCGGGCCACAACCCGATGGAGATCAAGCGCGGCATCGACAAGGCCGTGGCCACCATCGTCGCCGAGCTGAAGAAGCTGGCCAAGCCGACCAAGGACAAGAAGGAGATTGCCCAGGTCGGTACCATCTCCGCCAACGGTGACGAGACGATCGGCACCATCATCGCGGACGCGATGGAGAAGGTGGGCAAGGAAGGCGTCATCACCGTCGAAGAGGCCAAGGGCCTGGAGACGACGCTGGACGTGGTCGAGGGCATGCAGTTCGACCGCGGCTACCTGTCCCCGTACTTCGTGACGGACCCGGAGCGCATGGAGGCGGCGCTCAACGACGCGCTCATCCTCATCAACGAGAAGAAGATCTCCTCGATGAAGGACCTCCTGCCCATCCTGGAGCAGGTCGCCCGCGCCGGTAAGCCCCTGCTCATCATCGCCGAGGACATCGAGGGCGAGGCCCTGGCCACCCTGGTGGTCAACAAGATCCGCGGCGTGCTGAACGTGTGCGCGGTGAAGGCGCCGGGCTTCGGTGACCGCCGCAAGGCCATGCTCGAGGACATCGCCACCCTGACGGGCGGCAAGATGATCGCCGAGGACCTGGGCATCAAGCTGGACACCATCACCCTCCAGGACCTGGGCCGCGCGAAGCGCCTCACGGTGGACAAGGACAACACCACCATCGTGGACGGTGCTGGCAGCCAGCAGGAGATCGAGGCGCGCGTGAAGCAGATCCGCGCCCAGATTGAAGAGACCTCCAGCGACTACGACCGCGAGAAGCTCCAGGAGCGCCTGGCGAAGCTCGTGGGCGGCGTGGCCGTCATCAACGTCGGCGCGGCCACCGAGACGGAGATGAAGGAGAAGAAGGCCCGCGTCGAGGACGCGCTCAACGCGACCCGCGCGGCCGTGGAAGAGGGCGTCGTCCCTGGCGGCGGCGTGGCCTACATCCGCTGCCTCAAGGCGCTGGAAGGCCTGCAGCTGACCGGTGGTGAGAAGTTCGGCGTGGACATCATCCGCCGCGCGGTCGAGGAGCCCCTCCGCCAGATCGTCGGCAACGGCGGCCTGGAGGGCAGCGTGGTGGTGAACAAGGTCAAGGAGTCCTCCGGTCCGTTCGGCTTCAACGCCGCCACGGGCACCTACGAGGACCTGCTGGCCGCCGGCGTCATCGACCCGGCCAAGGTCAGCCGCACCGCGCTGCAGAACGCGGCGTCCGTGTCCTCGCTGATGCTCACCACCGAGGCCATGGTGGCGGAGCGTCCGAAGGAGGAGAAGGACCTCCCCGCCGGCGGTGGCATGGGCGGGATGGGTGGCATGGGCGGCATGGGCGGCATGGGCATGTAG
- a CDS encoding sigma 54-interacting transcriptional regulator, translating to MDRPEVTQTTQTEQEGRTTRIPIPEWTVEVVAGPDKGKKVKTQDGLVRVGSDSACDLVLTDATVSRRHLEVERTSRGLMLRDTGSRNGTFLDGRQVVQAYLTSGDKVELGKTKLSVKVAPRPTEVEVAGAESFGALVGASEKMRWVFTELRRIAREDMSLLVEGETGTGKELAARAVHQHSARRHGPFKVVDCNLISEEKAERELFGGLRAGDGEDREARGVFEAARGGTLFMDEVGELPLPVQGKLLRVLETREVPSLDGQPVAVDVRVIASTHRNLEEDVRQGRFRADLYFRLAVARVRLPPLRTRRDDLPALAQALAQTLRASITLTPQTLALFEGYEWPGNVRELRNVLERGALMEETGNSSWLDFLAQPSRRAEGQAPTTQVATLVGTLPYHEAKDRVLADFERLYFAEVMKTVGFDMKAAEQRTGLSMQSLYRLLKKNGLRLKDLKNAEGLEK from the coding sequence ATGGATAGGCCCGAGGTCACCCAGACCACTCAGACGGAGCAGGAAGGCCGCACCACCCGAATCCCCATCCCCGAATGGACGGTGGAGGTGGTTGCCGGACCTGACAAGGGCAAGAAGGTGAAGACGCAAGACGGACTGGTCCGCGTGGGCTCCGACAGCGCCTGCGACCTGGTCCTCACCGACGCCACGGTGAGCCGCCGCCACCTGGAGGTGGAGCGCACCTCGCGCGGGCTGATGCTGCGCGACACCGGCAGCCGCAACGGCACCTTCCTGGACGGCCGTCAGGTGGTGCAGGCCTACCTGACCAGCGGCGACAAGGTGGAGCTGGGTAAGACGAAGCTCTCCGTGAAGGTCGCCCCGCGTCCCACCGAGGTGGAGGTGGCGGGGGCGGAGTCCTTCGGCGCGCTGGTGGGCGCCTCGGAAAAGATGCGCTGGGTCTTCACGGAGCTGCGCCGCATCGCCCGCGAGGACATGAGCCTGCTCGTGGAGGGTGAGACGGGCACCGGCAAGGAGCTGGCGGCGCGCGCGGTGCACCAGCACTCGGCGCGGCGCCACGGCCCCTTCAAGGTCGTGGACTGCAACCTCATCTCCGAGGAGAAGGCCGAGCGCGAGCTCTTCGGCGGCCTGCGCGCGGGTGACGGCGAGGACCGCGAGGCCCGGGGCGTCTTCGAAGCGGCCCGGGGCGGCACCCTCTTCATGGACGAGGTGGGCGAGCTGCCGCTGCCCGTGCAGGGAAAGCTGCTGCGCGTGCTGGAGACGCGCGAGGTGCCGTCGCTGGACGGCCAGCCGGTGGCGGTGGACGTGCGCGTCATCGCCTCCACCCACCGGAACCTGGAAGAGGACGTGCGCCAGGGCCGCTTCCGCGCGGACCTGTACTTCCGGCTCGCGGTGGCGCGCGTGCGCCTGCCGCCCCTGCGCACCCGGCGGGACGATTTGCCCGCGCTAGCCCAGGCCCTGGCCCAGACGCTGCGCGCCAGCATCACCCTCACGCCCCAGACGCTGGCCCTCTTCGAGGGCTATGAGTGGCCGGGCAACGTGCGCGAGCTGCGCAACGTGCTGGAGCGCGGCGCCCTCATGGAGGAGACGGGCAACAGCAGCTGGCTGGACTTCCTCGCCCAGCCCTCGCGACGCGCGGAGGGACAGGCCCCCACCACCCAGGTGGCCACGCTGGTGGGCACCCTGCCCTACCACGAGGCCAAGGACAGGGTGCTGGCCGACTTCGAGCGCCTGTATTTCGCCGAGGTCATGAAAACCGTGGGCTTCGACATGAAGGCCGCGGAGCAGCGCACCGGCCTGTCCATGCAGAGCCTTTATCGCCTTTTGAAAAAGAACGGGCTTCGGCTCAAGGACCTCAAGAACGCCGAGGGCCTGGAGAAGTAA
- the grxC gene encoding glutaredoxin 3, producing the protein MKPVKIFTTTYCGYCVRAKDLLKRKGVDYEEVDVTGDDDLRAKLVEMSGGQRTVPQIFIGDTHVGGYSDLSRLDTEGRLEPMLQA; encoded by the coding sequence GTGAAGCCCGTGAAGATTTTTACGACCACCTACTGTGGCTACTGCGTCCGCGCCAAGGACCTGCTCAAGCGCAAGGGCGTGGATTACGAAGAGGTGGATGTCACCGGAGACGACGACCTGCGCGCGAAGCTCGTGGAGATGAGCGGTGGTCAGCGCACCGTGCCGCAAATCTTCATCGGCGACACGCACGTCGGCGGCTACTCGGACTTGTCCCGCCTGGACACCGAGGGCCGCCTGGAGCCGATGCTCCAGGCCTGA